The candidate division KSB1 bacterium genome has a window encoding:
- a CDS encoding heterodisulfide reductase-related iron-sulfur binding cluster: METLTRPTREIYWNIPGYGWLYLIFVLALAVFGYGVYRHLRLWRMGRPEDRTERPLLRVRHLLLDGLLQRAVLREAFPGLMHALIFFGFVALFIGTLLVFLQADFGLQILHGRFYLYYSLLLDLFGALFVVGLLIAAVRRYVLRPQRLNNRLDDAVLLSMLFVIGVGGFFIEATRIAATLPPWRAWSPVGNWLSAFVAPLAQGDKLSLHRILWWGHLVVSMGCVAYLPYSKLFHIFVSPTNVYFKSLGPRGELLPIDMEACETFGVTRMNEFTWKQLFDLDACTSCGRCQDVCPAHATGKPLSPKQLILDLREQMGREGQSSGSDAPDQGAKALLGEAVADDVLWSCTTCFACQEHCPVAIEHVRKIVDMRRALVLTEARFPQELQPAFRGLETNGNPWGMSSANRAAWTEGVEVPTIQERPDAEYLWFVGCAGSFDDRGVKISRALAHLLNAAGVSYAVLGVEESCCGDPARRAGNEYVAMTLMQQNVELFGRYGVKKVLTSCPHCYNVLENEYRQFGGSYEVVHHSQLLAQLLAGGRLRLAGSVTSAVAFHDSCYLGRYNNIYSPPREVLQAVVGKPPRELSRHKQRSFCCGAGGGRMWMEERLGTRINHARTDEALAAGVQTLAVACPFCLIMLDDGVKDRGAEEKMRVLDIAQVLAQAV, encoded by the coding sequence ATGGAGACACTGACAAGACCGACGCGGGAAATCTACTGGAACATTCCGGGCTACGGATGGCTCTATCTGATTTTCGTGCTCGCCTTGGCGGTTTTTGGCTACGGGGTGTATCGGCACCTGCGGTTGTGGCGCATGGGCAGGCCCGAGGACCGCACGGAGCGGCCGCTTCTGCGAGTGCGGCACCTGTTGCTGGATGGGCTACTGCAACGCGCGGTGCTGCGGGAGGCCTTTCCTGGGCTAATGCATGCGCTCATCTTCTTCGGCTTTGTGGCCTTGTTCATTGGCACGCTCCTTGTTTTCCTTCAGGCAGATTTTGGGCTGCAGATCCTGCACGGGCGGTTCTACCTCTACTATTCGCTGCTGCTGGACCTTTTCGGCGCGCTCTTTGTCGTCGGCCTGCTCATCGCGGCGGTGCGGCGCTATGTGTTGCGCCCGCAGCGGCTCAACAACCGCCTCGACGACGCCGTGCTTCTTTCCATGCTGTTCGTCATCGGCGTGGGTGGCTTCTTCATCGAGGCAACGCGCATAGCTGCCACGCTGCCACCATGGCGGGCCTGGTCACCCGTGGGCAATTGGCTTTCCGCCTTTGTGGCGCCTCTTGCGCAAGGCGACAAGCTGAGCCTGCATCGCATCCTCTGGTGGGGACATCTCGTGGTGTCGATGGGCTGCGTTGCCTACCTTCCCTACTCCAAGCTCTTTCACATTTTCGTTTCGCCGACCAATGTCTATTTCAAGTCCTTGGGGCCGCGTGGCGAGCTGCTTCCTATCGACATGGAGGCTTGCGAGACCTTTGGCGTCACGCGCATGAACGAGTTCACCTGGAAGCAGCTTTTTGACTTGGACGCCTGCACCTCGTGCGGCCGCTGCCAGGATGTTTGTCCGGCGCATGCTACCGGCAAGCCCCTTTCCCCGAAACAGCTCATTCTCGACCTGAGGGAGCAGATGGGCCGCGAGGGGCAGTCTTCCGGCTCCGACGCGCCGGATCAGGGGGCAAAGGCCCTTCTTGGCGAAGCCGTCGCCGATGACGTGCTCTGGAGTTGCACCACCTGCTTCGCCTGCCAGGAGCACTGCCCGGTGGCGATCGAGCACGTGCGCAAGATTGTCGACATGCGGCGGGCTCTGGTGCTCACGGAGGCACGTTTTCCGCAGGAGTTGCAGCCGGCGTTCAGGGGGCTGGAGACCAACGGCAACCCGTGGGGGATGTCCAGCGCCAACCGTGCCGCCTGGACCGAGGGGGTAGAAGTGCCCACCATCCAGGAGCGGCCCGATGCCGAGTACCTCTGGTTCGTGGGGTGCGCAGGCTCCTTCGACGACCGCGGCGTGAAGATTTCGCGAGCGTTGGCCCACCTGCTCAATGCTGCAGGTGTGAGCTATGCGGTGCTCGGTGTGGAAGAGAGCTGCTGTGGCGACCCGGCGCGCCGCGCCGGCAACGAGTACGTGGCCATGACCCTCATGCAGCAGAATGTCGAACTTTTCGGGCGCTACGGGGTCAAGAAGGTGCTCACTTCATGTCCACACTGCTACAACGTGCTCGAGAATGAATACCGACAGTTTGGCGGCTCCTACGAAGTGGTGCACCATTCGCAACTGTTGGCCCAGCTCCTGGCAGGAGGGCGGTTGCGTTTAGCCGGCTCCGTGACGAGCGCAGTGGCTTTTCATGACTCCTGCTACTTGGGACGGTACAACAACATCTACTCCCCGCCGCGCGAGGTGTTGCAGGCGGTCGTGGGAAAGCCCCCGCGCGAGCTCTCGCGGCACAAGCAGCGCAGCTTCTGCTGCGGCGCCGGCGGCGGCAGAATGTGGATGGAGGAAAGGCTCGGCACACGCATCAACCACGCGCGCACCGATGAGGCGCTTGCGGCCGGGGTGCAGACCCTGGCCGTTGCCTGCCCCTTCTGCCTGATCATGCTGGATGACGGCGTGAAAGACCGAGGCGCAGAGGAGAAGATGCGGGTGCTGGACATCGCGCAGGTGCTGGCGCAGGCGGTGTGA
- the radC gene encoding DNA repair protein RadC: MVRYVAKIPEWPEGERPRERLLAHGPEPLADAELLAIILRTGSGGATALDLARHLLHKYHGFRGLDARSPAELCQETGVGPAKAAQIKAALEIGKRLFREQSRVGDKVASSADVYALVRGHIRDLPREVFIVLFLTSRNKLLDEKTVFEGSLTESVVSPREVVYEALSRQAAAVVFVHNHPSGDPSPSQEDKSITKMLKDACQLVGITVLDHVIIGKDSYFSFADEGLL, from the coding sequence GTGGTTCGCTATGTGGCAAAGATTCCGGAATGGCCTGAAGGAGAACGGCCGCGCGAAAGACTCTTAGCGCACGGCCCGGAGCCCCTGGCCGACGCGGAGCTCCTGGCTATCATCCTCCGCACTGGCTCCGGAGGGGCCACGGCTCTGGATTTGGCCCGACATCTGTTGCATAAGTATCATGGCTTCCGGGGTCTGGATGCGCGCTCGCCGGCCGAGCTCTGTCAAGAGACAGGGGTCGGACCGGCCAAGGCGGCGCAGATCAAGGCAGCCTTGGAGATCGGCAAGCGGCTGTTCCGAGAGCAGAGCCGGGTGGGAGACAAGGTGGCCTCCAGTGCCGACGTGTACGCGCTCGTGCGTGGCCACATACGCGACCTGCCCCGCGAGGTGTTCATAGTGCTGTTTCTCACCAGCCGCAACAAGTTGCTGGATGAAAAGACCGTCTTCGAAGGGAGCCTCACCGAGAGCGTAGTCAGTCCCCGCGAGGTTGTCTACGAGGCGCTGTCGCGGCAGGCGGCTGCGGTGGTCTTTGTGCACAACCACCCCAGCGGCGATCCTTCGCCTTCCCAGGAGGACAAGAGCATCACCAAGATGCTCAAGGACGCCTGCCAGCTGGTGGGAATCACCGTGTTGGACCACGTCATCATAGGCAAGGACTCTTACTTCAGCTTTGCCGACGAAGGGCTGCTCTGA
- a CDS encoding class II aldolase/adducin family protein, giving the protein MAQSVFQVKREIIDICQRIYQRGYVAANDGNVSVRLDDNRVIVTPTGMSKGFLKVDQLVMVDMQGRQIGGTLKPSSEALLHLDIYKQRPDVNAVVHAHPPTATGFAVAGIPLTKCVLPEVIISLGGVPLAEYATPGTPELPQVIRDYLKGHDAVLLANHGALTIGRTLIQAHYRMETIEHFAKIMLVAMQLGRVNVLEMERVNQLLELRQRLGLDHGRPACEPCETAGEATGRAPVPTGDLYAELDRVTEETTARMIASLRQSSG; this is encoded by the coding sequence GTGGCGCAATCTGTCTTTCAGGTCAAGCGAGAGATTATCGATATCTGCCAGCGCATCTACCAGCGGGGCTATGTGGCCGCCAACGACGGCAATGTCAGCGTGCGACTGGATGACAACCGGGTCATCGTGACCCCGACGGGGATGAGCAAGGGCTTCCTCAAGGTCGACCAGCTGGTGATGGTTGATATGCAGGGGCGACAAATTGGCGGCACGCTCAAGCCATCGTCTGAGGCCCTATTGCACCTGGACATCTACAAGCAGCGCCCCGACGTCAATGCGGTGGTCCATGCCCACCCGCCGACGGCGACGGGATTTGCCGTGGCCGGCATCCCGCTCACCAAGTGTGTCCTGCCGGAAGTGATTATCAGCCTCGGTGGTGTTCCCCTTGCGGAGTATGCGACTCCTGGCACCCCGGAGCTTCCGCAGGTCATCCGCGACTATCTGAAAGGCCATGATGCGGTGCTTCTGGCCAACCACGGGGCGCTGACCATTGGCCGCACCCTCATCCAGGCGCACTACCGCATGGAGACCATCGAGCATTTTGCCAAGATAATGCTGGTGGCCATGCAGCTGGGCAGGGTGAACGTGCTGGAAATGGAGCGGGTCAACCAACTTCTGGAGTTGCGGCAGAGGCTCGGCCTCGACCATGGCCGACCGGCCTGCGAACCGTGTGAGACCGCAGGAGAGGCGACTGGGCGTGCTCCCGTGCCGACAGGGGACCTCTACGCCGAGCTCGATCGGGTGACGGAAGAGACCACCGCGCGAATGATCGCATCCCTGCGGCAATCATCTGGGTAG
- a CDS encoding TetR family transcriptional regulator has translation MGEDKRERIMKSAMKMFAKKGFYNTKVSEIARGAGVADGTTYLYFKSKDDILISLFETQMEPILAQVRQELAKESTATDKLRRFAQLHFQMVEKNQDLAMVIVVELRQSAKFMHEYPGTKFKEYLDVIGAIIEEGQQSGELRSDIHPSIAKQVIFGALDGLATNWILAKRSKRGLSDLADQVADFFVRGVAACGA, from the coding sequence ATGGGCGAGGACAAGCGCGAGCGGATAATGAAGTCCGCCATGAAGATGTTCGCCAAGAAGGGCTTCTACAACACCAAAGTCTCGGAGATCGCGCGAGGCGCGGGCGTGGCGGACGGCACTACCTATCTTTACTTCAAGAGCAAAGACGACATTCTCATTTCGCTGTTTGAGACGCAAATGGAGCCAATTCTTGCCCAGGTGCGCCAGGAGTTGGCAAAGGAGAGCACGGCCACTGACAAGCTGCGCCGGTTTGCGCAACTGCACTTTCAGATGGTGGAGAAGAACCAGGACCTGGCCATGGTCATCGTGGTGGAGCTACGGCAGAGTGCCAAGTTCATGCACGAGTACCCCGGCACCAAGTTCAAGGAGTACTTAGATGTGATCGGCGCCATCATCGAGGAAGGACAGCAGAGTGGCGAGTTGCGCAGCGACATTCACCCCAGCATTGCCAAGCAGGTAATCTTTGGCGCGTTGGACGGTTTGGCAACCAACTGGATCCTCGCCAAGCGGAGCAAACGAGGCCTAAGTGATTTGGCCGACCAGGTGGCCGACTTCTTCGTGCGTGGCGTGGCGGCCTGCGGAGCATAG
- a CDS encoding outer membrane protein transport protein, with protein sequence MRRPLLALSLAGVLALASFSVVLASGVALTGIGARATALGGAYRGLSNDWSGMYWNPAGLAQIQGLHFGGSFEIVGPKGKYLANPAIGALRTTEMENEPQTFYLPAAGFVYGMDKLAVGISVFAPFGLGSKWNLLETSGYNPLYPDIDVEDNLKVIDIHPSIAYQVTDKLSVGLGISIITNSIEIRQPVFTPNPLKLTPLSPLLTQLGLLAKPFDHLLTEQKLEGDGWGFGGNIGLQYKVTQCLTLGLAGRYYLDQPLEGKVSMLTYTAKLSAQQLAALQAQLNALLAGGQIDQATYAKVMGVYSGATINPQTQQPATAPVETDVTADLPLPLEVGAGLTYTGINNLVVTADVAFTQWSAWDVIKVNRKADGTELGELVQEWKDALRLSAGLEYSLSALKVRGFFYTEPAATPDHTLSPTIPDINRRYVGGLGLGYCLGFATVHASVEKMFIGDRTVPTWAEVKDATGMVTSYDNMAGTYKLDAMNFMLGIDIKL encoded by the coding sequence ATGAGAAGACCCCTTTTGGCGCTGTCATTGGCGGGCGTTTTGGCCTTAGCATCGTTCAGTGTGGTACTTGCATCGGGGGTGGCTTTGACAGGCATAGGGGCCAGGGCAACGGCCCTGGGAGGTGCCTACCGTGGGCTCTCCAATGATTGGAGCGGCATGTACTGGAACCCGGCCGGATTGGCGCAAATCCAGGGGCTACACTTCGGTGGCAGCTTCGAGATCGTGGGCCCGAAAGGCAAGTACCTGGCCAACCCAGCCATTGGCGCTCTGCGCACCACAGAAATGGAAAATGAGCCGCAGACCTTCTACCTCCCGGCCGCTGGATTTGTCTACGGCATGGACAAGTTAGCGGTAGGTATCTCCGTGTTCGCCCCCTTTGGCCTCGGCTCGAAGTGGAACCTGCTCGAGACCAGCGGGTACAATCCGCTCTACCCAGACATCGACGTCGAAGATAACCTCAAGGTCATCGACATCCATCCCTCCATCGCCTACCAGGTGACGGACAAGCTATCCGTGGGCCTTGGCATCAGCATCATCACGAACAGCATCGAGATCCGCCAGCCGGTTTTCACCCCCAATCCGCTCAAGCTGACGCCATTGAGCCCGCTCCTGACGCAGCTGGGCCTGTTGGCCAAGCCGTTTGACCACCTGCTGACGGAGCAGAAGCTGGAGGGCGATGGCTGGGGTTTTGGCGGCAACATCGGCCTGCAGTACAAAGTGACCCAATGTCTCACCTTAGGACTGGCCGGGCGCTACTACCTTGACCAACCGCTGGAGGGCAAGGTCTCCATGCTCACCTACACCGCGAAGCTTTCTGCCCAACAGCTTGCGGCTCTCCAGGCGCAGTTGAATGCCCTGCTGGCAGGAGGCCAGATCGACCAGGCCACCTATGCGAAGGTGATGGGCGTCTACTCCGGCGCCACCATCAACCCACAAACCCAGCAGCCGGCCACGGCTCCCGTGGAAACCGATGTCACTGCCGACCTGCCCCTGCCGTTGGAGGTGGGCGCAGGACTCACCTACACCGGCATCAACAACCTGGTGGTGACTGCCGATGTGGCTTTCACGCAGTGGTCTGCCTGGGACGTAATCAAAGTCAACAGGAAGGCCGACGGCACGGAACTTGGGGAGCTGGTGCAAGAGTGGAAAGATGCCCTGCGACTCAGCGCGGGCCTCGAGTATTCACTCAGCGCCTTGAAGGTCCGTGGCTTCTTCTACACCGAACCGGCGGCCACGCCTGACCACACCCTGAGCCCCACCATCCCGGACATTAACCGGCGCTACGTGGGCGGCCTCGGCTTGGGCTACTGCCTGGGCTTTGCCACCGTGCATGCCAGCGTGGAGAAGATGTTCATCGGCGACCGCACCGTGCCCACCTGGGCGGAGGTGAAGGACGCCACCGGCATGGTGACCAGCTACGACAACATGGCCGGCACCTACAAGCTGGATGCGATGAACTTCATGCTGGGCATCGACATCAAGTTGTAG
- a CDS encoding EutN/CcmL family microcompartment protein: protein MKLGKVIGKLWCTRKDEKLAGVKLYVMQPLDKELQPLGRPLIAADGVGATEGEIIYWVSAREACYAIDGRQIPSDCSIVGILDDIYVAPEAEEK, encoded by the coding sequence GTGAAACTGGGCAAGGTCATTGGCAAGCTCTGGTGCACGCGCAAGGACGAAAAGCTGGCCGGCGTGAAGCTGTACGTCATGCAGCCTCTGGACAAAGAGTTGCAGCCGTTGGGCAGACCCCTCATCGCTGCAGATGGGGTGGGCGCAACCGAGGGGGAGATTATCTACTGGGTCAGCGCCCGCGAGGCCTGTTACGCCATCGACGGCCGCCAGATCCCTTCGGATTGCTCGATCGTGGGGATCCTCGACGACATCTACGTGGCCCCCGAGGCGGAGGAGAAGTGA
- a CDS encoding EutN/CcmL family microcompartment protein, translating into MEIARVVGTVVSTCKDEKLNGSKLLIVNLLTPEVKPTSTYLVAVDTVGAGEGEVVLIVRGSSARMAKNMTTTPTDTSIIGIVDTLELEGKVVFQKFGE; encoded by the coding sequence GTGGAAATCGCGCGTGTGGTCGGCACCGTAGTGTCGACGTGCAAGGACGAGAAACTCAACGGCAGCAAACTGCTCATCGTCAACCTGCTCACTCCAGAGGTTAAGCCGACTTCGACCTATCTAGTGGCCGTAGACACGGTCGGCGCCGGAGAGGGAGAGGTGGTGCTCATCGTGCGCGGCAGTTCGGCGCGCATGGCCAAGAACATGACCACCACCCCTACCGACACCAGCATCATTGGCATCGTCGATACGCTGGAGCTCGAAGGCAAGGTGGTCTTCCAGAAGTTCGGCGAGTAG
- the ispG gene encoding flavodoxin-dependent (E)-4-hydroxy-3-methylbut-2-enyl-diphosphate synthase → MSKLASATSALLRSRTRRVMVGDVAIGGGAPVSVQSMTKTYTADVAATIAQIQRLQEAGCEIVRVAVPDQEAAEALPRLVRQCKLPVVADIHFDYRLAIAALQAGVHKLRINPGNIGGAERAKKVLREAKERGVPVRIGVNAGSLEKDLYERHGGAPPEALVASALRQVELCQDIGFDDIVLSLKASDVLTTIEAYRLIARHVDFPLHLGITEAGTRWTGTVKSAVGIGVLLAEGIGDTIRVSLAGDPVEEVRVGWEILKSLRLRKRGVTVIACPTCGRTEVDVAAIAEELGRRLAAVDKELTVAVMGCAVNGPGEAKEADVGVACGKKAALLFRRGTVVGKIREEEIVERLLREVEEWPSVGHAGPTTSREEVL, encoded by the coding sequence ATGTCTAAACTTGCCAGCGCCACAAGCGCGCTGCTTCGCAGCCGCACCCGAAGGGTCATGGTCGGCGATGTGGCCATAGGCGGCGGGGCGCCAGTGTCGGTGCAGTCGATGACCAAGACGTACACCGCCGATGTAGCCGCCACCATCGCCCAGATTCAACGCCTGCAGGAGGCAGGGTGCGAGATCGTACGGGTGGCCGTGCCAGACCAGGAGGCGGCTGAGGCCCTTCCTCGCCTGGTGCGACAGTGCAAGCTGCCTGTGGTAGCCGATATCCATTTCGACTACCGGCTTGCCATAGCGGCTCTGCAGGCTGGGGTGCACAAGCTGCGCATCAACCCTGGCAACATCGGTGGCGCAGAACGGGCCAAGAAGGTGCTGCGAGAGGCCAAGGAGCGCGGCGTGCCGGTGCGCATTGGGGTAAACGCCGGCTCGCTGGAGAAAGACCTCTACGAGCGCCACGGCGGCGCGCCGCCCGAAGCACTGGTGGCCAGCGCCTTGCGGCAGGTGGAGCTCTGCCAGGACATCGGCTTCGACGACATTGTCCTGTCGCTCAAGGCCTCGGATGTGCTCACTACCATCGAGGCGTACCGGCTCATCGCCCGGCACGTGGACTTTCCGCTCCACCTGGGCATCACCGAAGCTGGCACCCGGTGGACCGGGACCGTCAAGTCGGCAGTAGGCATTGGGGTGCTTTTGGCCGAGGGGATCGGCGACACCATCCGCGTCTCGTTGGCGGGCGACCCGGTCGAGGAGGTGCGGGTCGGCTGGGAGATTCTCAAGAGCCTGCGCCTGCGCAAACGTGGGGTGACCGTCATCGCCTGCCCGACCTGTGGCCGCACCGAGGTGGATGTGGCCGCAATCGCCGAGGAGTTAGGGCGCCGGCTGGCTGCCGTGGACAAGGAGCTGACCGTGGCGGTGATGGGGTGCGCCGTCAATGGGCCAGGCGAGGCGAAAGAGGCCGACGTGGGGGTGGCGTGCGGAAAAAAAGCAGCCCTCCTCTTTCGCCGGGGCACTGTGGTCGGCAAAATCCGCGAAGAGGAAATTGTCGAACGTCTCCTGCGAGAGGTAGAGGAGTGGCCGTCTGTCGGTCACGCAGGGCCAACAACCAGCAGAGAAGAGGTGCTATGA
- a CDS encoding EutN/CcmL family microcompartment protein, translated as MVIGKVVGNIHATIKKACYQGRKLLLVQPVAPDLTPLHDLILAVDSVDAGEGDLVLVAQEGKAAADILGMKEVPVRSVVVGVIDHFDMAQEKRE; from the coding sequence ATGGTTATCGGCAAAGTGGTCGGCAACATTCATGCGACCATCAAGAAGGCTTGCTATCAGGGGCGAAAGCTCCTGTTGGTGCAACCTGTGGCGCCCGATCTGACCCCCTTGCACGACCTCATCCTGGCGGTGGACAGCGTGGATGCGGGGGAGGGCGACCTTGTCCTGGTGGCCCAGGAGGGGAAGGCCGCAGCCGACATCTTGGGCATGAAAGAGGTGCCGGTGCGCAGCGTGGTGGTGGGGGTGATTGACCATTTCGACATGGCACAAGAAAAGAGAGAGTGA
- the dnaG gene encoding DNA primase, producing MRIPDDKINEVRAASDIVEVVSAYLTLKKRGQNYFGLCPFHTEKTPSFAVNPQRQIFRCFGCGAGGNVFTFLMRMENITFPEAVLRLAQRAGISISLERLDEEEARAREAVYAANRMAAEFFYRNLIKAPEGAVARSYLQARRLELEPLGKFGLGYALDRWDGLLSYAATKSMSTEVLLAAGLIISRPDGGYYDRFRHRLMFPIFDLMGKIVGFGGRRLKEEEAAKYINSPETIVHKKGAILYGLYQTKEFIRQANSAILVEGYIDLLSLFQRGIRNVVASSGTALTEEQAGLLARYCQEVVVLYDADSAGSSAAIRGADILIARGLDVRVARLPAGHDPDTFVNERDAEAVVALVNEAKSLVEFKIEALRQAGFFETPEKKARAIHSVVESIAVIPDEIKRSLVAQQVAQMLGMEERVIGAAVNRLRRGERWDTGRVAGTGGAALSATRGELAEKALVAMMVRTPETVPTIRQHLAAEDFRHPGLHGFVAELWQAADEGRPFEPTASVSFHADPEVACLVVAAMAEQDERSALSPAEQGKLMRDFIITLRRRPLEEQMQAVRAQIKELQGAKKSTSQAIARYKELVDALKAVETMFDQGKSTLPQDDPQPW from the coding sequence GTGCGCATACCTGATGACAAGATCAATGAGGTGCGGGCGGCATCCGATATCGTTGAAGTCGTCTCTGCCTACCTTACCCTGAAGAAGAGAGGTCAGAACTACTTCGGCCTCTGCCCTTTCCACACTGAGAAGACCCCCTCCTTTGCTGTCAACCCCCAGCGGCAGATCTTTCGCTGCTTCGGCTGTGGCGCAGGTGGCAATGTCTTCACCTTTCTCATGCGCATGGAGAACATCACCTTCCCGGAAGCGGTCCTCCGCCTGGCGCAGCGCGCCGGCATCTCCATTAGCCTGGAGCGCCTGGATGAGGAGGAGGCGCGCGCACGAGAAGCGGTGTATGCGGCCAACCGAATGGCGGCTGAGTTCTTCTACCGGAACCTCATCAAGGCGCCGGAAGGCGCTGTGGCGCGCTCCTATTTGCAGGCCAGACGCCTGGAGCTCGAGCCACTGGGCAAGTTTGGCCTCGGCTATGCATTGGACCGTTGGGACGGGCTGCTCTCCTACGCGGCGACAAAGAGCATGAGTACCGAGGTGCTGCTTGCAGCCGGCCTTATCATCTCGCGGCCCGATGGCGGCTACTACGACCGTTTCCGGCACCGGCTGATGTTCCCGATCTTCGACCTCATGGGCAAGATTGTCGGCTTTGGCGGTCGCCGGCTCAAGGAGGAGGAGGCGGCAAAGTACATCAACTCGCCGGAGACCATAGTCCACAAGAAGGGCGCCATTCTCTATGGCCTGTACCAGACCAAGGAGTTCATCCGGCAGGCGAATTCGGCAATTCTGGTAGAAGGGTACATCGACCTCTTGAGCCTGTTCCAGCGGGGCATTCGCAATGTGGTTGCCTCTTCGGGCACGGCGCTCACCGAGGAGCAGGCGGGGCTGCTCGCCCGCTACTGCCAGGAGGTGGTGGTCCTGTACGACGCGGATTCCGCCGGCTCTTCGGCGGCCATCAGAGGCGCCGACATTCTCATTGCCCGCGGGCTGGACGTGAGGGTGGCGCGCCTGCCTGCCGGCCACGACCCGGACACTTTCGTCAATGAACGGGACGCCGAAGCGGTAGTTGCCCTGGTCAATGAGGCGAAGAGCTTGGTGGAGTTCAAGATCGAGGCGCTCCGCCAGGCTGGCTTTTTCGAAACCCCGGAGAAGAAGGCGCGAGCCATCCATTCGGTGGTGGAGTCGATCGCCGTGATCCCAGACGAAATCAAGCGCAGTCTCGTCGCGCAGCAGGTGGCTCAGATGCTGGGCATGGAGGAGCGCGTGATCGGCGCGGCGGTAAACCGCTTGCGCCGCGGAGAAAGATGGGACACGGGCCGTGTTGCAGGCACCGGCGGCGCGGCACTGAGCGCCACCCGCGGCGAACTGGCGGAGAAAGCGCTGGTGGCGATGATGGTGCGCACGCCGGAGACCGTGCCGACAATACGGCAGCACCTTGCCGCAGAAGACTTTCGCCATCCAGGGCTGCATGGCTTTGTGGCCGAGCTGTGGCAGGCCGCCGACGAAGGACGGCCATTTGAGCCGACCGCCAGCGTCAGCTTCCACGCAGATCCGGAGGTGGCCTGCCTGGTGGTGGCAGCCATGGCGGAACAGGACGAACGCTCCGCCCTCTCGCCAGCCGAGCAGGGGAAGCTCATGCGCGACTTCATCATCACGCTGCGCCGGCGCCCTTTAGAGGAGCAGATGCAGGCAGTGCGCGCGCAGATCAAAGAACTGCAGGGAGCCAAGAAGAGCACCAGCCAGGCCATCGCCCGCTACAAGGAGCTGGTGGATGCCCTGAAAGCCGTGGAAACCATGTTCGACCAGGGCAAGTCGACTTTGCCGCAAGACGATCCGCAGCCGTGGTGA
- a CDS encoding DoxX family protein: protein MQVAFLVGRIIVGVYYLFSAVNHFTKLGMMSGYAASKGIPAAKVAVVVSGLLLLIAGLSLLTGYRPTIGVVALVVFFVPVTFTMHAFWTVQDPATRMSEMINFSKNVALLGSSLMFLAIRQPWPLALR from the coding sequence ATGCAGGTGGCATTCTTGGTAGGACGCATCATTGTTGGGGTGTACTACCTTTTCAGCGCCGTGAACCACTTCACGAAGTTGGGGATGATGAGCGGCTACGCCGCGAGCAAAGGGATCCCCGCTGCCAAGGTGGCGGTGGTGGTGTCTGGCCTGTTGCTGTTGATAGCTGGGCTCAGCTTACTCACCGGCTACCGCCCTACCATTGGCGTGGTGGCCCTGGTGGTATTCTTCGTGCCGGTGACCTTCACCATGCATGCTTTTTGGACGGTGCAGGACCCGGCGACCAGGATGAGCGAGATGATCAACTTCAGCAAGAACGTAGCTCTCCTTGGTTCGAGTCTGATGTTTCTTGCTATTCGCCAGCCTTGGCCGCTTGCTTTACGGTAA